The genomic DNA TTTTTATTAAGATCACAATTAAGATTAACTTTATGACAGCCAGCAGGTAGTTTTATTTCTTCTTTTTGCTCTTTCTTCTTTTCTTTCTTTTCGGCGGATAAAACATGAAAGGTTAAGGTCTTTGAGAAATCAGTAATCAGACCATCCCCATTGGTGGCTTTGACTTTGGTCAAGTGTTCGCCAATTTCTAAAGGAGTAGTATCTAAATGATAAAAATAAGCACCAACTAAATCAGCTTTTGTTTTTTTAATTAGAGGTTCTCTCGATGAGTAAACATAAATAGTAATCTCACTTTGCGGCGCGCTTTGACCCAAAATACCAAGTAATTCACCTTGCCTAACTTTATCAGTTGTAAGATCAATGGTGGGAGGAAGAAAGATATTAGAAACTGTCGTTGTCATCCCACCCTGAATACTGACCGTAAAACTAAAAGTTTGCGACCGTCTGCCTTTATGATCTTCAGCCCACAGAGAAAAAGTCCAAACACCGGCTGTAATGTTAGTAATTTCGCCTTTGAAATTGGCTAAGTTATCAGCTTTTGTCACCACCGCTACTTGTCCGTCTTTTAAAATAGTGACATCAACACCAGGATAAGCTAAACCTTGAATGATAACCTTTGTTTCGGTAGGTGGTGGAATAGATGGCATCCCCCCACCGCCACCTCCACCGGTGAGACACTTAGAAGTATTAAAAGTACAATTTTGATAACAGCTGAGAGTTCCGCCTTGATAGCCCAAACTTTGACAAGTGGCATTACCTAAATCAACACCATCGCATTGCTCACCACTTTCCTTAACATTGTTACCACAAACCGTGACCACTACCGAAACCGAAGTCGATAGATTACTGGCAAAAACTTTTTGAGAAAATAAAAAAGGACTAAAAAATAGTCCAAAAAAAATAGATAAAACAAGAACGATTAATAATCTTCGAAATAAAAGGGGCATAACATAATTAAATTGAAACTTGCCTCGTGAAACTCATTGAAATTTATTGAAATTTATTGTTTTAGATTTATAAGTAGATTGAATGAAATTATTTAGCTTGATTGATAATCTTTCTGCGATTTCTCTAAATTTTTTATAATTACCACTTTCAATTTTCTTGCGTTCTTTTAAAAGTTCTAACCAATGTTCAGTTGCTTCAGTAAGTGAAGCTCGGGCATTATAGAAAAATTTTATTTTCTCTAGAAAATGAAATCTGCCATACCCCTCAGCAATATTCGCTCCGGTAGAATCAGCAGATTCAATAAATTGATTTCCTATTATTTTCTTATCTTGCCATGATAGATCTTGATAAATTTCCCAGGCAATTTTTGAAAGTTCTCGTGCCAATTGATAAACATCTAAATCCTTTAATAAAATATATTTCTTTTTAATTTCCATATAATTCCATTGTTTTCCTTAAGTTTCTATCAATTTCTATTTCTATCTATTTCTATCTATTTCTATCAATTTCTATCAGTTTCTATCAGTTTCTATCAATCTCTATTTATTTTTTTCTTTTTAAAAATTAAATAACCAGCAAAAATTAAAATAATAAGAATAATAGAACCGCCAAGAATTCTAAATTTTATAGGCAGATCAGCCAGACTGATTTTTCCTTTAGAAATTGTGCCATAAGGTAAAAGACTGAAATGAAGACGAGCCTCTTGAACAATTTCTTCATTTTTATAAATTTTATATTCTGCCCAATAACCACCGGCTTTTAATTTAGTTGGTAATTTAGCTAAAATCCATTTTGTCTGAAAAGGGGGCACTTTTTCTAACTTTGTTGTTTCGATAACTTCTAATAATTGAGTTTGTTCTTCATTATAAATTTCGAATCTAACTTTAGTCGGTCCAAATTTAACATTTCCTACATTTTCGATATTGAGCCAAAATTTTATTTTCCCTGGTAAATAACCAAACCAGAATTGGCGTCCCTCTTCTGAATCTTCTATTTTTACCCCTCTAACTTTAAAACCAAAAATTTCTTTTGAGACAGTTAAATCAATTTCAATTCTGCCACCTAAAGCAATGGCTACTGTGCCTGGAGTCGGTGGATTAAGGGGTGTGGTTTTAACCCTCATAACCCCACGGTATCTTTTGTATTCAGCATCTTTTGGCACATCAACGCTGACTACCAGTGGAACCTGGGTTTCTCCTTTAGGAAGAATAAATTTATTTCCTTTGTCGATTGAAAGCCATTTTTCAATTTCTCGTGCCTCAATAGTAATTTCCGCCTGCCAGTCTTCAATTGGATTATCTCTCACTAAGACAATTTTTTGCTCAAAATGCGAACCGCGACCTAAGTTTTCATTCATAACATAAGGTGGAGAAATGCCAAAACCAGCCAGACATTTGTTAGCCAGAATAAAAAATAGAATTAAATTCAAAACCAAAAAAACAAAAACTTTCTTGGTTTTCATAAAAAACCTAAATCCTAAATTCTAATCCGCCATTTACCAGTTATCTTCGCTTACAACCCCAGATAAAGTATCTGTCCCAGTGTAAGTTCCGGCTGGTTGACCAGAAGGAATAGAGATGCGGAAATAAGTGGGTTTGGTCTGTGGCGACGCCGGATTAGTTGTTTTTGGACAATTTAATTCTCTTTCGATGGGGGCACTGCTAAGAATATATGTCATACTGTCCCAACTTTGATCAGTAAAATCATATTTTTGTTGAGACACAAGAATGTCAGGTTTGCCTGAAGCAGTCATATTAGTGCCGGAATATTCAGCATCTAAACCAGTATTACCTTTGGCGACAATAGTGGCTGTCGCACTCGAAACAGATTTTTGGCCAGGCGCTAAATTGCCATAACCAATACTTGATTCCTGGTAAGCATAAGCCATAAATAAGCCTAATTCATTACCATCGTCATCATCAATCCAGCCGGAATCAGCATTATCATCATCAATGGCTTTAACTTCTGCCTTCCAGTTGTAGGCATTTTTTGGTGGCGTTGGCGTACCAACCGTTGGATCAGCGACATACCATAAAGGAAAAGTACAAGTCCAGTTTACTTCCGTATCATTTTCACCCGCACAAGTTCCTGCATCTTGAGAGCAAATTAAATTCCAAGCACCATAAGCGCCAGGGTAGCAATTGTTGGCATTATAATCTCCGGAAACTCGACAAGCGCTCGCGGCCAATTCTGTCATTCGCACGTTAGCGGTTGCAGAAGCAATCTCATTACCACCACCCTTTTTAAGACAACTATTATTATCAGTGACAGTAAATTTAATTTTAAAACCAGTTGTCTGAGCCTCTGGTTGGGTCAAGGTCAAATCTCCGCTCTCATCCGTATCTAAAAGTTGAATGGTTGTGTTGGTAATACTTGGCGCAACATTGTTGACTTCAAAATCCTGTGTTGAACCTTGATAAGCACCACTGGCAGCAAAATGGTGATTATCAATGACATAAGGATAATAGTTGTAAGAGCCATCTGGTCGCGGGACATTAAAGTTGCAAGAAGGATTTGAAGATTGGCCAGTAACCGAACACCAAGTACCACCAGCGCCACAACCAGTACCAGTGAAGTCATTCTGTTTACAAACATAAAGAGAAACCGTATCATTATGACCATCGGTATCAGCATCAGAGGCAATAGCTGTAACACTACAAGAGGCGGCTGGATTAGCATAGTTGCAATCAGCGACACCAGTAAAACTGGGTCGGTGATTGACTTTAAAAGGTGAACCGGAATGACCTGAACCTTGATGAGAGGAAGAACAAGCAGGATTAGTAGCTGTCTTGTCACAAACAAAAGCCCACCAATTGTTTGATTCTGGATCAGCGTCCTGAGTTTGGTAGGAACAAGTAGCCTGACTTTCAGAATTGGTAGCAGAAGAAATACACCAAGCACCACCACCACAAGTAGGCGGAGCATTATTGCCGGGAGTGATTGAGTTTGTCTTGCAAATAGCTAAATAATACTGGTCGTTGTTTGGATCAGTGCCAGTGGCTTTGAAAGTAACATTTAAACCAGCATTGGTTGGTGAATCAGTATAAGAGGCAGGATCTTCATAAGGATAAACGGTCCAATCTGGTGCCGCATTAGCAACGGTCACTGAAGTGCCTAAATTAGTTTGGGCCCTTACTCTCAGGAAAATTAGGCCGTTGAGAAGCAAGGTAGTAATGATGATTAAAATTAGAAGCCAAGGTAAAGATTTTTTCATTATTTTTGCCATAACTTTCCACTAAATTAAACTAAAATTTCGACCTTTCTTTGTTTATTATAATCTATAATTTTAGAAAGACAAGAGAATAATAAGTTATCAAATCTGTGGATAAAATCAAGAAAAAGTAACGCATCCTAAATTCCCGATCTTTTTTATGGACAAACACTCTCACTGACTACTTCAAAATAAGCTGTGCCATGATAATTGCCGGCTGGTTTACCGATTGGTACTTTTAATTTCCAATAGATATATTCAGACTGATTGGAGGGATGAGTCGTTGGTTTTTGAATAGACATTTCGTAACAGGTTGGTGTAGTTGTTAGCTGGGTACCCTGTGTTTCATAGTCAAAATTGTTAATGGAGGAATATTTTTGCTCATTAACTGGAATTATATTTGATCCCCAAACTAAATTTGCCCCGGAAAGTTCTAAATCAATGGCTGTATTGCCAATGGCTGTTACTTTGACGGCCACTTGATTACTAATTTGATCTGGATAAACAGTCCCATAATTAATATTGGAGATGTCGGTTTCTATTGCCGCTAAAGTATTGACATCAGGAGATCCAGTTGGACTAAAATTTTCTCCGCTCTGATTTTGTGAATCAGTCGCTTTCAGCCACGCTCGCCAATATTCGTTTCGCCAAGGAGATCCATTATCGGTTGGGTCGGCGTGAAACCAAATTGAAATTGTACAAGTAACATCACAAGAACTTCCAGAACAATTACTCAAAGAACAAGAAGAAACGGCATAACAATTATTATCATTAGGCGTACAATTTTGGGCCCCAGAAACCCCTGATCGATAAATTTTTGCCTGAACATTAATAATATCTGAATAACCATTAGGGTCAGAAACAGTGGCGGTGGCTGAAACTGATGTTGTTGTCCCAGCGGTTAGGATAATATCATTTTGTCCATTCAACTGAACATTAGAAACACTCGGCGGTTGGTTAGTAAAAACAGTAACCGTTGGATATTTTGTATAAGTAAAATTACTCGTTGAACCGGCATTAGTTAAGCGAAAACAATATTGGGCATTCTGAGCATTGGTTGTGGGACGAAGACTAAATTCAATTTCGGTAAAATTTTCAGACGTCACAGTGATAGCTGAGGTTTGGTTACTGGTATCTTTGACTTGACCAGCAACAAAAAAAGCATTCTCATCAGTTAAACCATTGGTAATGTTAGTTGTGGCTGAACCATCAGTTAAATAAGTTGAGTCAGCCATTTCCCAATGTTCGGTGGTGGCAACGACTGGGACAGCCAGATAAGAGCCAGAGGGACAATCTGAAGTCTGGGCATATTCAAGACGAAAACTTAGTCCACCGCCCCTTGTCCAGCCTTCATTAGAAATCTCAAAACGCAAGCGTTTAATGGTGTTGATGGGTAGATTATAGATCGGTGTATCTTCATCAGCTGCCCAAGTCGCATTGGTTTCACTGCCATCATCATTCCGCCAACGATAATGAATTTGCTCATAATTTGGTGCAAAACGAGTATAAAGCCAATAAAGAACACCACTATAAACTCGTTTAAGATTGGTAATAAGACCAGTGGCAATTTGTCCTCCCGCACTTCTGAAACCAAAAGTATCGGAAGTACTTTGGCCAGAAATACTTTCCATACTTCCGCCGTGAATTTCGAAACTTTCAGAATTTGATTCAAAGGCATAAATCTCAGAATTGGAAAATAGAAAGTAGAAAATAGAAAATAGAAAAATAACAAAAAAAATGATAAGATATATTTTTATTTTTCCTCTTTGAAGAAACATTGATTTTATTATTCAAGTTATCTCTTTGTTTTTTTGATCCATTGCATAATTTCTGACTCTTCGCCCAATTTTTCCCAAAAAAGAACGGCCGAACGATTAATAAAGAGAACATTATCCGTTAAAGTCAAATTATCATCCCCTCTTCTGACTAATTGATAAGCCTTCTGGGGTGAAACCTGCATTTCTTCTCCGGATGAAATTGACTGAGAGGTTGGTGTAAAAGTTTCTAAGAAAAAAACATCTTTTAAGACCAGAATGTCTGAATTTATTTTTTTTATCTGACCAAAATAAACTTCTTTGTTGATTAGATAAACAGCATAATAGTTGTTTGATTCTTGATGAACTATTCTATCTCCTAATTTACTTAAGGAAGAATAAAAAATTACTAAGAGAATATTAAAAATTGTTAGAGTAATAATGAGGATAAGTAAAGTATTTTTTGTTTTCAGCATAATAATATTATAATAATATTTGAATTTATTTATCGTGGATTGTACCAAGAACCAGTTTCGCCTTGATCAGCGATAAAATAATAATATTGTCCGGCTGATAAAGATAAACTGGTTAAATCAATTTCTTTTTTAATTTTTTGTCCTCTTTGACAGGGAAAAGCTTTATTGAATTTAGCCAGAGTCGGATCTCGACGATAATCATCTTGTTGATTAAAAATTAAAATTGCATAGTAGTCATCCTGACAACGACCGGTTAAATTTATTTTCTTTGTCTCAGGATAGCGAAAAACAGAAAATTTCTCTGGTGCCGGAAATTGCCAAAGGTCAGGCGAAGAAGAAGTAGAGGTAATATGGTTGACACTAAAACCTTGACTCAAGGGAGAAATTTTTAATTGATTTTTATTCTCGTGTCTTGTTTCTGGCAGCCAAAATTTTATTCGCCAGAAAACAAAAATCAAAGACAGAGCAAAAATGGCCAAGGAAAGGCCTAAAATTTTATAACTCTTTTTTAAGATTAGCTGGTAGCTGGTAGGTTGTAGCTTTTTAGTCGGCATAAGATGATTATTCTCTAAATAAGATGATCATTCTCTAAGTTTTTTAAGTTTTTAGAGAGCTAATCATTTTATTTAACATTTTCATCGTTTCTTCTAAAAGAGTATCTACTCTAGCAAAATTCGCTCTCTTGCCAAATGGTAATTTCTTAACAATTTCAATTTGGGTTTCTAATTCTGCGCCAGAACCATAGGCGATATTTAAAAACTGACAAAAATCTTTTCTCGTCCCCCTCCGTCTTCCTTCGGCAATATTTGAGGGAATAGAAATCGCTGCTCGTCTCATTTGCGAAACTAATCCATAGAACTCTTCTTTGGGAAATTTGCTAGTTAATTCATAGACAGCAATTACTAAATCTACTGCCCGTTGCCAAACAATCAAATCTCGATAGGAATAAATTTTACCTTCTCCTCCCATAACCTAATAAGCTACAAGCTAAGAAGCTACAAGCTAATCCTTTATCACTTTTAATTCAACTAAGATATCTGAAACGACGTTCCAATAGTGCTGGGCAGCAAATTGGCGAGCTTCTTCGGTTTTTTTATCCCAAGGTGGATTAAAGAAAACCATAATTTGTTGAATTTTGAAATTTGATTTGATTGGATAATGGTCAAGCTTGTTGGCTTTCCGCCAATCACGGTCAAAGTAGAGAAAGGTCGCTTCTGAAATGGCTCTTTTATGCGTTGGATCCTGCCAAGCACGAATGGAAGTATAGTAAGGACATAAAAAAGTCACCTTAGCTCCATCCTCACAAATCCGCCAGACTTCATCCATAAATTGCATTAAATCAGAAACGTGTTCAAGATAATGTGAACAGTAAACTTCTTCAACCGAATCATCTTCAAATGGCTGCCAAGGGTATTCCTCTAAATTCCAGACAAAATCAATACCTGGACCGGGGACAATATCTACTCCTTTAAACCCTGGTCTTTTATTTTGTCCACAAGCAATATCTAATTTCATAAATCTTTTACGAAATATGAATTTTTACCAATATACTAATATAAATTGACTATTCTTTTAAAATGAAGATTCCGAGGCGCAAAATAATAAAAAATCAAAGTAGTTAGCGCCAACTCTTTCATTATTGTAAAGAAGCGGTAGATAAACCTGTTCAACCTGTTCTTGGAATTTTAATTTCGCGTTTTTTAAAGAGAGAGCAACTGCTCTTTGATATACTTTTTCACTTAAACCATAACCTAATCGATTATAAACATCAAAAAGTATGCCGATAATTTGGTAACACAATTCAGGATAAATTAAGTCTTCACGTCTTAATAATTTTTTACTCATTATTCGTAAATTCGTATTAATTCGTATTTCGTAAAGTTATTGTCCTCTGGCTCTTAAAATACTTTTGACTACTTCTGCTTCTGGGGTTAGTTTTTCCCAAAAAAGGACGACCTGACGATTGATAAAGAAAATATCATCGGTCAGCATCGTTGTATCGCGCGTACTTCTTTTAATCAAGTTAAAAACTCCTTGCTGGTCCGGCGATGGCTCTAGAAAATAAACTTCTTTCATAACAATTGTTTCGGCATTAACAGATTTAATTTGACCAAAATAAACTTGACCATTGGTCAGATGAACAGCATACCAATCAGGTGTCTGGTTTAAAATCTGTTTTTTGAGAGTAAAAAGACGGCCGGAAAAAATTAGCCAGAAAAGCAGATTCAAAACAACTAAAACAATAACGATCAATAAAATGTTTTTTTTGTTGAACATAATTTTTTAATTCATCATAAATTTTACGAAAGACGGATTTTTACGAATATACGAATTAATAATAATTAATAATCTGGTACTCATTCGTCAATTCGGATCGATTCGTATTTCGTAAAGTAAATTAATTATTTTACCAAACAATATCCATCTGAGGGTCATAATGGCCAACTCTAACCCTGGTATCACAGGCAACTTTATAGCCGAATTGCCGAATTTTTTCAAAGAAATATAAATCTTGAGTATAAATTTTTGAACCGCGTTGTGGATCATATTCCTGACAAGTTTTGAACCAAGGCTTTTCTATCCGCGGATCTTTAAAAAGTTCTAGACGAAATAAAGTAAAACCCATTCCTAAGCCATTACAAGGCTGAATTTCCATTCTTGGAGGCTGGGGTCGGAAATTCATTTCTGGATCATTAGGATCGCCATAAATCATTGGCTGACCACCCTCACCTTTTGTCCAATACAAACCACCGATAACATCATACTTATCCATATTTTCATAGAGTTTTAGAAGTCCGTCTGGCGGTGGGAGATTATCTTCCTCAAGAGTTAAAATATATTTCCACTTAGAAAGTTCTGGATTCGCTAGAATAAGTTCAATGGCAGCATTATAAGCTTCACCAACCTCCATGCCAATCATAAAAATGCGAGTGAATTTTTGATTCATTGGCGTAATTAACCCCATCCAACTTTGGGCTGCTTTGGCAGGAATCATGCCCCGGGTGGGAACAATACAAATAGTAGACAAGTCCTGATAAGCCTTGCCCTTTTCCAAACGTTCAATACTCTTTAGGATATTAGCATTGTGTGTTCCTTGATAATTTTCAATGACAATCTGCGGTTTCATTTGTTTTATAAAAATTGGTTCGATGAAACTTAATGGGTTGCTCTAAATATTATAGGAATGTTTGCCCTAACGCCTGCTGTTCCTGTCACTGTTATGTGTGACAAGGCAATGGTTTGGTTAGTAGCGGTGATAATAGTACTATAAACCCCCCCTAATGAAACATTGGTAGATGTGGCTGGTGTAAGTCCAAAATTTTCGAATGCCGACGCAGTATAGGTAGAACCAAGCAAAACTGAAAAAGTAGCACCCAGTGCCGTAGTGGCGGTTCCAATAGATGAAGTATTAGCTGTAGAAACCTGAACTCCTGCCCAGTATATCCCGGGAGAAAGGCTGCCTTGGAGAGCGAATGACAAAAATCTACCACCGGTTAAATTGCTAAAATTACTATTATTACTTGCCCAAGTATGGGTCGTTGTTCCAAAACTTCCCATAATCGGAATAAGCGATGAATTATTTGATAAGGTATAAATTACTAAACCAGAAGAAATCAGTAAAGCGGCGGTGTTCGCTGCTGATGTTGAGGATAATGAAACCAGAATAGGAACATCAATTCTTGTAAAAGATATAGCTTCTGGAAGGATAAACTGTCTAAATGAAGCGGAGCTGACGGTTATAGCAGAACTTGAGACTGCTCCAAAAGGAACCACATCCCATCTGGATAGAACCGCCTCCCCTCCTGGATTAGCTCCGGAAATACTAATGGTCTGGCCAGCGGTTTGTAAAGTGATATTCGGACCAGCGGCGAAAACAACCGTGCCACTGGTATAAGTGGTGGAATTACTAACACCAATACCAGCTATACCACCGGCACCAGCTGATGGGCCTGAAATCCATAAAGTATGAAGACCGCCGCCGCCAGTCGAACCGCTGACGGTAATATTATTTGTCCCGGCCAAAACCCATGTCCCATACTGTGTACCAGTATTACCCGAAGTATTCCCGATATTACTCGCTCCAAAAGCTGCCACCCCAGCATGCTGATGGCCCTCTAAAGCAAATCGTGAAGCCATAGCGCCAATGCTATTCGCTGAGCCAACCGGATTAACAGTCGTGGCCGAAGAAAGAAGATTAGAAATCACAATGGCTTGAGGGGCAGCCGTGCTTAAAGCAATGAGATTGCCGGCGGAAAACTGAACAGTACCACTGGTAAAAGTGCTAGCGATATTACTGACAGCTATGCCTGCCGGTGCGGTTGATTGTGAGTAAGAAGCTGAAGCGGTGAGGGTTTGATTGTTAAGACCAAAAGTGACATTATTGGCATTAGAAAAGATAACTGTTCCTGAAGTAGCTGTTTGAGCGCCAGCAGCAATGGCACCAAAATTGCCAGTGGCAGTGGCGCCCGCTGGTACAGAAATAGTAATTTTCTGGCCAGCCTCAGTACCAACAGTGACATTATTGCCACCAGAAATAACCACACTGCCAGAAGTGAAAGTAGCATTACTGGCAACAATGGCTGAAGGAGCAGTTGATTGCGAATAAGAGGCAGAAGCGGTGATCACAGAATTATTACTCATTCCGAAGCTAACATTATGGGAGTTAGAAAAAACTACTGAGCCGGTCGTGTTAGCCGTTTGAGTACCAGCGGCTAAGATATTATAACTTTGAATTGATTGATTGGGAGCGGAAATAGTAATAGTAGCAGAATTAGCATTAATGCTCTGATTTAAGGTAATGTTATTGCCACCAGCCAAAATGAATTGTAAAGCACTACCGCTGATGACGCCACTTGTGCCGCTAGTATTACCCAAATTTGACATTCCTAAAACATTAGAACCAGCTGCTCCACCACCAGCGCCAAGAATAGTGATGGCATTACCGGCCTGAGAAAGGGTGATATTATTACCACCAGCTAAAGTCATTGTCCCAGAAGAAATTTCAGCCAATGTCCCAGCCGTATTACCAGCCAAAGTGACATTGTGAACATTTTGCGTTTGAACAGTTTGGTTAGCCGCAGAAATAATAATTTTTTGGCCACTATCGGTGCCAACAGTAATGTTGTTGCCGCCAGAAATAACAACCGTCCCACTGGTATAAGTGGTATTACTAGCGCCAATACCAGCCAAACCACCACCAGCTCCAGCAGCAGCACTAGCGGTAATTGTTTGACCATCCATGCCAAAAGTTACGGTTGGTGAATTAGAAAAAACAACAGTGCCAGAAGTAGCTTGCGTTGTGCCGGCGCTGATAGCGCCAATACTACCACCGCCACCGGCTGTGCCAGCGGAAATAGTAATAGCATTTCCTTCTTGTGACAAAGTAACATTGGCACCACCAGCCAAGGTAAGAGTACCGCTACTGATCATCGTTGGCGTACCAACAACATTACCACTGACGGTGACGCCAACGATTGTCCCTAAATTGCCAATTTCTTGAATCGTGCCATTGTCACAGACCAAGGCGCGACTATTATTTGAGTTATACCAAAGAGTGCCGGACGGTGAACAGGCGGCGCCAATAGTGTCGGTAGTATTTTTGACGTCTAAAGCTAATCTTGTTGGCGAACCTGAACC from Patescibacteria group bacterium includes the following:
- a CDS encoding class I SAM-dependent methyltransferase; the encoded protein is MKLDIACGQNKRPGFKGVDIVPGPGIDFVWNLEEYPWQPFEDDSVEEVYCSHYLEHVSDLMQFMDEVWRICEDGAKVTFLCPYYTSIRAWQDPTHKRAISEATFLYFDRDWRKANKLDHYPIKSNFKIQQIMVFFNPPWDKKTEEARQFAAQHYWNVVSDILVELKVIKD
- a CDS encoding four helix bundle protein — protein: MEIKKKYILLKDLDVYQLARELSKIAWEIYQDLSWQDKKIIGNQFIESADSTGANIAEGYGRFHFLEKIKFFYNARASLTEATEHWLELLKERKKIESGNYKKFREIAERLSIKLNNFIQSTYKSKTINFNKFQ
- a CDS encoding GxxExxY protein, which produces MSKKLLRREDLIYPELCYQIIGILFDVYNRLGYGLSEKVYQRAVALSLKNAKLKFQEQVEQVYLPLLYNNERVGANYFDFLLFCASESSF
- a CDS encoding four helix bundle protein, which encodes MGGEGKIYSYRDLIVWQRAVDLVIAVYELTSKFPKEEFYGLVSQMRRAAISIPSNIAEGRRRGTRKDFCQFLNIAYGSGAELETQIEIVKKLPFGKRANFARVDTLLEETMKMLNKMISSLKT